In one window of Henckelia pumila isolate YLH828 chromosome 1, ASM3356847v2, whole genome shotgun sequence DNA:
- the LOC140874100 gene encoding uncharacterized protein has protein sequence MPLQFNPVKLFSGSGSQDLAHLIADAYGRELGEVVISRFSDGEYQPHFNESVRGCDVFLIQSTHQPTDNLMELLMMIDAARRASAHYVNAVIPYFGLARQDRKDKPRVAIGAKLVANLLVAAGINRIMTMDLHAAQIQGFFDVPVDHLDASIIFVPYIKSLGLGHLTIASPDMGGSYRARSFAKFFNAEVVICDKRRKRANEIEAMTLIGDVTDQDIVLIDDICDTAGTLAKAAGLIMERGARSVRAVCTHPVLSGKAYETIENSALTELIVTDTIPLKQQSPKIKVLSTAELFAKAISNVNEHGSISQLFRVE, from the coding sequence atgCCCTTACAATTTAACCCGGTTAAATTATTTTCAGGATCCGGTTCGCAGGATCTTGCGCATCTTATAGCTGATGCTTACGGCCGCGAATTAGGTGAAGTTGTTATATCGCGCTTTAGCGATGGTGAATATCAGCCGCATTTTAATGAATCTGTAAGGGGATGTGATGTTTTCCTGATCCAGTCTACCCATCAGCCTACCGATAACTTAATGGAGTTACTCATGATGATTGATGCCGCTCGTCGCGCATCTGCCCATTATGTAAATGCCGTTATACCTTATTTTGGTTTGGCAAGGCAAGACAGGAAAGATAAACCACGTGTTGCCATTGGTGCAAAACTGGTAGCTAACTTGTTGGTTGCAGCCGGTATTAACCGTATCATGACCATGGATTTGCACGCAGCGCAAATTCAGGGCTTTTTTGATGTTCCGGTTGATCACCTGGATGCTTCTATCATTTTTGTGCCTTATATCAAAAGCCTTGGCTTAGGTCACCTTACTATTGCATCGCCTGATATGGGCGGTTCATACAGGGCCCGTAGCTTTGCCAAGTTCTTTAATGCCGAAGTGGTAATTTGCGATAAACGCCGTAAACGTGCTAACGAAATTGAGGCAATGACGCTGATAGGTGATGTTACCGATCAGGACATTGTATTGATTGACGACATCTGCGATACAGCAGGTACATTGGCAAAAGCAGCCGGACTGATCATGGAGCGTGGAGCACGCAGCGTACGCGCCGTTTGTACACACCCGGTATTGTCAGGTAAGGCTTATGAAACTATCGAAAACTCGGCTTTAACCGAACTGATAGTAACAGATACCATACCGCTTAAACAACAAAGCCCTAAAATTAAGGTGCTTTCAACTGCCGAATTGTTTGCAAAAGCGATAAGCAACGTAAACGAACACGGCTCGATAAGCCAGTTGTTTAGGGTAGAGTAG